One region of Chitinophagales bacterium genomic DNA includes:
- the nuoH gene encoding NADH-quinone oxidoreductase subunit NuoH: protein MESSIIIETIVKVIVVLAVFSALAGFTTYIERKVLAFMQRRLGPTNVGPYGLLQIAADGIKLFTKEDIIPANVNRPIFMVAPIITAATAFIAMSAIPFFPEFEMFGYTVKPIISDINVGVLFVMSVGAVGLYGPLLAGMSSANKWALLGGARTAIQLLSYEVVSGLALLAPLMMIGSLSLIDINNYQAGGVSNWIIWSQPVAFVLFVIAGFAETNRTPFDLLEHEAELVAGYATEYSGMRWGMFFIGEYANLFTISFLVALIFLGGFEPLWFIPGGLAIVLKVMFLIFLFLWTRASWPHIRPDQLMWLCWKILMPLAVLNILVTGFVLMF from the coding sequence ATGGAATCAAGTATCATAATAGAAACTATTGTAAAAGTTATAGTTGTACTTGCTGTGTTTTCAGCACTCGCTGGATTTACAACTTATATTGAAAGAAAAGTTTTAGCATTTATGCAAAGAAGATTAGGACCTACAAATGTTGGACCTTATGGATTGTTACAAATTGCAGCTGATGGAATTAAACTTTTCACAAAAGAGGATATTATTCCTGCAAATGTAAATAGACCTATTTTTATGGTTGCACCAATTATAACAGCTGCAACAGCATTTATAGCAATGAGTGCCATTCCTTTTTTCCCTGAATTTGAAATGTTTGGATATACAGTAAAACCAATAATTAGTGATATTAATGTTGGGGTTTTATTTGTAATGTCTGTTGGAGCAGTTGGTCTTTATGGACCACTTTTAGCTGGTATGAGTAGTGCTAATAAATGGGCATTACTTGGAGGGGCTAGAACTGCAATTCAGCTTTTATCTTATGAAGTTGTATCAGGACTTGCTCTTTTAGCTCCACTTATGATGATAGGAAGTCTTTCTTTAATTGATATAAATAATTATCAAGCAGGTGGAGTTTCAAACTGGATAATTTGGTCTCAACCAGTTGCTTTTGTTTTATTTGTAATTGCTGGATTTGCTGAAACTAATAGAACACCTTTTGACTTGCTTGAGCATGAAGCTGAATTAGTTGCTGGTTATGCAACAGAGTATTCAGGTATGAGATGGGGGATGTTTTTTATTGGAGAGTATGCAAACCTTTTTACAATCTCTTTTTTAGTTGCATTAATTTTCTTGGGTGGATTTGAGCCATTATGGTTTATTCCAGGTGGTTTAGCAATTGTTTTAAAAGTTATGTTTTTGATTTTCCTTTTCTTATGGACAAGAGCATCTTGGCCACATATTAGACCTGACCAATTGATGTGGTTATGTTGGAAAATTTTAATGCCTCTTGCAGTACTAAATATTTTAGTTACTGGTTTTGTGCTAATGTTTTAG